One Acetobacterium sp. KB-1 DNA segment encodes these proteins:
- a CDS encoding type III pantothenate kinase has product MILGIDVGNTNTELAVMVGDELPYSWRFVTKTPRTSDEYGVLIKSFFRNSEISVDQVSSVIIASVVPNIMYSLTNGIKKYIGLEPMVVGPGIKTGMPINTSDPSEVGADRIVDAVAAYSIYGGPVIVTDFGTATTFDYVTKEGAFAAAVTTPGIQIAVDALWKNAAKLPNIEIKKPPSILARDTVTSMQAGLVYGYIGQVEYIIEQIKKETGVKDMKVVATGGYGRLFYQETKSINVYDPQLSLKGLKIIHDKNYR; this is encoded by the coding sequence ATGATTTTAGGGATTGATGTCGGAAATACAAATACAGAGTTGGCGGTGATGGTCGGGGATGAACTTCCATACTCCTGGCGTTTTGTTACCAAAACACCGCGTACCTCAGATGAATATGGGGTATTAATTAAATCTTTTTTCAGAAACTCAGAGATATCGGTGGATCAAGTCAGCAGTGTGATCATTGCGTCAGTTGTGCCAAACATTATGTATTCACTGACCAATGGCATCAAGAAATATATTGGTCTGGAACCGATGGTAGTGGGGCCGGGAATCAAAACTGGGATGCCCATTAACACCTCAGATCCATCAGAAGTGGGTGCAGATCGAATTGTGGATGCTGTGGCCGCCTATAGCATTTATGGTGGGCCGGTGATTGTGACCGATTTTGGTACCGCAACCACCTTTGATTACGTCACTAAGGAAGGTGCTTTTGCGGCCGCAGTAACGACGCCCGGGATTCAGATTGCCGTTGATGCGCTCTGGAAGAATGCCGCCAAGCTGCCCAATATCGAGATTAAGAAGCCCCCATCAATACTGGCCCGAGATACGGTTACCAGCATGCAGGCGGGTTTGGTCTATGGTTATATCGGTCAGGTGGAGTATATCATCGAACAGATCAAAAAAGAAACCGGTGTTAAGGATATGAAGGTGGTGGCAACCGGTGGTTATGGCCGGCTTTTTTATCAGGAGACAAAATCCATTAACGTCTATGATCCCCAACTGTCACTTAAAGGGCTTAAGATTATTCATGACAAAAATTATCGGTAA
- the tilS gene encoding tRNA lysidine(34) synthetase TilS: MEKKVIQYIEEQGILEAGDHVLIGVSGGADSLALLYFLDKFANWFHIFIGVAHLHHGLRGPDADEDEAFVKKFCQDRKIPFFSRQRNIGVISQDEQISVEEAGRKERYAFFMAIAATHGYNRIAMGHHINDQAETMLMRLIRGTGVKGVSGIKASRDNLYIRPFLCLQKKEILNYCEINKLAFRTDATNLQRDYTRNKIRLDIMPMILEINPRAEVHFNEFCKIANEYEAFFEKYVDQIEDHILTKKENQVLLNRERWLNEEPVVQKEILRRSIFKFKGSLKEIEYNHITAFYSLLKSDKTIWEIHFPHEIQIIRRYDRVLVTEKQKSEGFFISPKRIIPNKTYLFSKEHLIVETKFVSQDEFRKKRCIFSKEIKNHSEKYFDYDKIKDILVLRSRRSGDYFYPSGMTGKKTIKKYYIDKKIDRDRRNEIPLLVIDHEVVWILGHAINQRFLADDDTKNIIRVTYLMLGEKCDSRYSGNFD; this comes from the coding sequence ATGGAGAAAAAAGTAATTCAGTATATTGAAGAACAGGGAATTTTAGAGGCTGGCGATCATGTTCTCATCGGCGTATCCGGGGGAGCAGATTCGCTGGCTTTATTGTATTTTTTGGATAAATTTGCCAATTGGTTTCATATCTTTATTGGTGTCGCCCATCTTCACCATGGACTCCGGGGACCCGACGCCGATGAGGATGAAGCTTTTGTAAAGAAATTCTGTCAGGATCGAAAGATCCCTTTTTTTTCACGCCAGCGTAATATTGGAGTAATTTCTCAGGACGAGCAGATTTCTGTTGAAGAGGCGGGTCGTAAAGAGCGTTACGCTTTTTTTATGGCCATTGCCGCGACACATGGATATAATCGGATTGCCATGGGCCATCATATCAACGATCAGGCCGAAACGATGCTGATGCGTCTGATCCGGGGTACCGGTGTTAAGGGTGTGTCCGGCATTAAGGCCAGCCGCGATAATTTATATATTCGTCCCTTTCTCTGTCTGCAAAAAAAGGAAATTCTGAATTATTGTGAAATCAACAAACTGGCATTTCGTACCGATGCCACTAACTTGCAAAGAGATTATACCCGCAATAAAATTCGCCTGGATATTATGCCGATGATTTTAGAGATTAATCCCAGGGCTGAAGTTCATTTTAATGAATTTTGCAAAATTGCCAATGAATATGAGGCGTTTTTTGAGAAATATGTGGATCAGATTGAAGATCATATTCTGACCAAGAAAGAAAACCAGGTGTTACTTAACCGCGAGCGTTGGTTAAATGAAGAACCGGTGGTTCAGAAAGAAATCCTGCGGCGGTCGATTTTTAAATTTAAGGGTAGTTTAAAGGAAATTGAGTACAATCATATCACTGCTTTTTATAGTTTACTAAAAAGCGACAAAACTATATGGGAAATCCACTTCCCTCATGAGATCCAAATAATCCGCCGTTATGACCGGGTGTTGGTGACAGAAAAACAAAAAAGCGAAGGTTTTTTCATATCACCTAAGCGGATTATTCCCAATAAAACCTATCTTTTTTCGAAAGAACACCTGATTGTGGAGACAAAGTTTGTTAGCCAGGATGAATTTCGAAAAAAAAGGTGTATTTTTTCGAAAGAAATCAAAAATCATAGTGAAAAATATTTTGATTATGATAAAATAAAGGACATATTGGTTTTACGCAGCCGGCGATCTGGCGATTATTTTTATCCTTCGGGTATGACTGGGAAGAAAACCATTAAAAAGTATTACATTGATAAAAAAATTGACCGAGACCGAAGAAATGAAATTCCGTTGCTGGTGATCGATCACGAGGTGGTGTGGATTTTAGGTCATGCTATCAATCAGCGATTTTTGGCCGATGATGATACAAAAAATATAATTAGGGTAACATACCTTATGTTAGGAGAAAAGTGTGATAGCCGATATTCAGGAAATTTTGATTGA
- a CDS encoding thioesterase family protein, protein MEELKVGTSYEKKFFVNKEDTALAMGSGGEAVLATPRLVAWMENVAYEGVEATQSETNTTVGTCIELKHLGASPVGMEIHIKATLVSIEKRALTFDIDAWDTVEKIGEAIHHRFIVDKTRFNEKVLKKRSL, encoded by the coding sequence ATGGAAGAACTGAAAGTTGGAACCAGTTATGAAAAGAAATTTTTTGTCAATAAAGAAGATACCGCTCTGGCTATGGGCAGCGGTGGCGAAGCCGTGCTGGCTACGCCCCGGCTGGTGGCCTGGATGGAAAATGTTGCCTATGAAGGGGTGGAAGCAACCCAGTCTGAAACGAATACCACGGTGGGAACCTGTATTGAGCTAAAACATCTAGGGGCCTCACCGGTGGGAATGGAAATCCATATCAAAGCGACGCTGGTATCGATTGAAAAACGAGCCTTGACTTTTGATATTGACGCCTGGGATACAGTCGAAAAAATTGGCGAAGCCATTCACCACCGATTTATTGTCGATAAAACCCGATTCAACGAGAAGGTTTTAAAAAAGCGGAGTCTTTAG
- a CDS encoding DUF1638 domain-containing protein, producing MKRLLIACETIRDEVEMALQHTGVKLETIWMSNLLHDSPERLKTALQEEIDKAEDNYNELLFAYGNCGNGLLGLKSETATMIIPRYGDCIDILLSEKKNLERIRTSTYFLTQGWLRGEKSLDKEFQHNLEKYGESRARRVMDIMFKHYKKLMLIDTGAYAVDLHLPRVTDIGKLIGLEVVVDQGSISPLEKLVTGQWQEGFCIIPPGQVTTHNDFDGVAVRPV from the coding sequence ATGAAAAGACTATTAATCGCCTGTGAAACCATTCGGGATGAAGTTGAAATGGCATTGCAACACACTGGTGTAAAACTGGAAACCATCTGGATGTCCAATTTACTCCACGACTCTCCGGAACGGTTAAAAACGGCCCTTCAGGAAGAAATTGATAAAGCAGAAGATAACTATAATGAGCTTTTGTTTGCTTATGGTAATTGCGGAAACGGACTATTGGGGCTAAAAAGCGAAACGGCGACGATGATCATTCCCCGCTATGGGGATTGCATCGATATTCTTCTTTCAGAGAAAAAAAATCTGGAGCGGATTCGCACATCCACCTATTTCTTGACACAGGGATGGTTAAGGGGGGAAAAGTCACTTGACAAGGAGTTCCAACACAATCTGGAAAAATACGGTGAAAGTCGGGCCAGGCGGGTTATGGACATCATGTTTAAACATTATAAAAAGCTGATGCTCATCGATACCGGGGCTTATGCAGTGGATTTGCACCTGCCCCGCGTTACGGATATCGGGAAGCTCATCGGTCTGGAGGTGGTGGTGGATCAGGGCAGTATTTCCCCGCTGGAAAAATTGGTAACCGGTCAGTGGCAAGAGGGATTTTGTATTATTCCACCGGGTCAGGTGACCACCCATAATGATTTTGACGGGGTAGCGGTTCGCCCAGTGTAA
- a CDS encoding Ppx/GppA phosphatase family protein: MEKQLNNKCESTLDGAELDQMVTKEKKRHLAVIDIGTNSTRMLIFRNDHGKLVRVNKSVRYTRMGQGVNQTGRLHPDAEKRNLEALEEYKNIAADYDVEEFYLFGTSAMRDAENTVAYLDAVKEKLGFNIEVISGEAEAELGFVGVSQCFEEKILIFDIGGGSTELIYGEDNEIKRMMSINLGCVRCTEEYLFSDPPTFQELERMNERIYAEFEKRTKDFLPTKPYKLIGIGGTATSLSTIKQELKTYCSEMVHESTITKDELERLIERLAGKTIKERQNMVGLEAKRADIILAGAFLLLNIFKITGETIFTVCDYDNLEGAAYRRFIMENK; encoded by the coding sequence ATGGAAAAACAGTTGAACAATAAATGTGAAAGTACTTTAGATGGTGCAGAACTTGATCAGATGGTAACAAAAGAAAAAAAACGGCATCTGGCCGTGATTGATATTGGGACCAATTCGACCCGGATGCTAATCTTTCGAAATGACCATGGGAAATTGGTTCGCGTTAATAAATCCGTTCGTTATACCAGGATGGGCCAGGGTGTCAATCAAACCGGGCGGCTTCATCCCGATGCGGAAAAAAGAAACTTAGAAGCGCTGGAAGAGTATAAAAACATTGCCGCTGATTATGACGTCGAAGAATTTTATTTGTTTGGCACCAGCGCCATGCGGGATGCTGAAAATACTGTTGCTTATCTTGATGCGGTTAAAGAAAAGTTGGGCTTTAACATTGAGGTTATTTCGGGAGAAGCGGAAGCAGAACTTGGTTTTGTCGGGGTGTCACAGTGCTTTGAAGAAAAAATTCTGATCTTTGACATTGGCGGTGGCAGTACCGAATTGATCTATGGGGAAGACAATGAAATAAAAAGAATGATGAGCATTAATCTGGGGTGTGTCCGCTGTACCGAAGAATATCTTTTCTCTGATCCGCCAACGTTCCAGGAACTGGAACGGATGAATGAGCGAATTTATGCTGAGTTTGAAAAAAGAACAAAAGATTTTTTGCCAACCAAGCCTTATAAACTTATTGGCATTGGCGGAACCGCGACCAGTCTTTCGACGATCAAGCAGGAATTAAAGACCTACTGCAGCGAGATGGTTCATGAGAGCACCATTACCAAAGACGAGCTGGAACGCCTGATTGAGCGTTTGGCTGGTAAAACCATCAAAGAACGGCAAAATATGGTAGGTCTGGAAGCGAAACGGGCCGACATAATTCTGGCCGGGGCCTTTTTACTGTTAAATATTTTTAAAATTACCGGTGAAACTATTTTTACCGTCTGTGATTATGATAACCTCGAAGGCGCAGCCTATCGCCGTTTTATTATGGAAAATAAATAA
- a CDS encoding septum formation initiator family protein, producing the protein MKKKMNEKTKSLIRRRMIIALAIIVAIVFTAYIYLANAIKIYELDQQKINIAQEIENEKIRSNQLDEQVKQMGSKNYVENFARKYLGLYYPDETIVILESQENAAESDGKTVEQ; encoded by the coding sequence ATGAAGAAAAAAATGAATGAAAAAACGAAAAGTTTGATCAGACGTCGAATGATTATTGCCTTGGCAATCATTGTGGCGATCGTATTTACCGCCTACATCTATCTGGCCAATGCCATAAAAATCTACGAACTGGATCAGCAGAAGATTAACATTGCTCAAGAAATTGAAAACGAAAAAATTAGAAGCAATCAATTAGATGAACAGGTTAAACAAATGGGCAGCAAGAATTATGTGGAAAATTTTGCGCGTAAATATCTTGGTTTGTATTATCCAGATGAAACCATAGTGATTTTGGAAAGCCAGGAAAATGCTGCAGAAAGTGATGGAAAAACAGTTGAACAATAA
- the ftsH gene encoding ATP-dependent zinc metalloprotease FtsH, producing MIGFYLVILLIIIVAVTFLNPMKEEVKTIVYSELLTELKNNQVAEIEINNSTVKGQLRNGEAFEAVVPQYVIDEQVTPYIYENGLEVAITKQQDSWWISLIPSVVLIVLMVVFFLVFSQQAGGGGGKVMSFGKSRAKLHVEGETKVTFKNVAGADEEKEELEEVVDFLKAPDRYRKLGARIPKGILLVGPPGTGKTLLARAVAGEAAVPFFTISGSDFVEMFVGVGASRVRDLFENAKKNAPCIIFIDEIDAVGRHRGAGLGGGHDEREQTLNQLLVEMDGFGVNEGIIIIAATNRPDILDPALLRPGRFDRQVTVGIPDVKGREEILNVHKKDKPLDATVDLGTIAKGTPGFTGADLENLMNEAALLTARHNGKSITMIELEEAIKRVIAGPEKKSKVINEDDLHITAYHEAGHAIVMHLLPNCDSVHEISIIPRGMAAGYTLSLPDDDRQHMSKSKLLENICGLLGGRAAEKIALDDICTGASNDIERATHIARSMVTEWGMSEHLGPMTFGHPESGEVFLGRDLGRSRNYSEEVAAVIDKEIRTIVENAFDRACSILETHQEKLEEIATRLLRDKTVTGEEFKALFEEHHEEGQPEEEKMVEVEIEAEIE from the coding sequence ATGATTGGATTTTATTTAGTAATCCTACTAATCATTATTGTTGCGGTAACCTTTTTAAACCCCATGAAGGAAGAGGTTAAAACCATCGTTTATAGCGAGTTGCTCACCGAACTGAAAAACAATCAAGTCGCTGAGATTGAAATAAACAACTCAACGGTCAAAGGCCAGTTACGAAATGGAGAAGCGTTTGAGGCGGTAGTCCCTCAATATGTAATTGATGAACAGGTTACGCCATATATTTATGAAAATGGTTTGGAGGTTGCAATTACCAAACAGCAGGATTCCTGGTGGATTTCATTAATTCCGTCGGTCGTACTGATTGTATTGATGGTGGTATTTTTCCTGGTCTTCAGCCAACAGGCTGGCGGCGGTGGCGGTAAAGTGATGTCCTTTGGAAAAAGTCGGGCAAAACTTCACGTTGAGGGAGAAACCAAGGTGACGTTTAAAAACGTTGCTGGTGCGGATGAGGAAAAAGAAGAACTTGAAGAGGTTGTTGACTTCCTAAAGGCGCCGGATCGTTACCGAAAACTGGGGGCCCGTATTCCCAAAGGGATTCTTTTAGTAGGCCCTCCGGGAACCGGGAAAACCCTGTTAGCCAGAGCAGTGGCTGGGGAAGCGGCGGTACCCTTTTTTACCATCAGTGGTTCAGACTTTGTCGAGATGTTTGTCGGGGTCGGCGCTTCTCGTGTGCGCGACCTTTTCGAAAATGCCAAGAAAAACGCCCCCTGTATTATTTTTATTGATGAAATTGATGCAGTCGGTCGTCATCGTGGTGCCGGCCTCGGCGGTGGACATGATGAACGGGAACAAACCCTGAATCAATTGCTGGTTGAAATGGATGGCTTTGGCGTCAATGAAGGCATTATTATTATTGCCGCGACCAACCGTCCGGATATCCTGGATCCGGCTTTACTGCGACCGGGACGATTTGACCGACAAGTTACGGTTGGTATACCCGATGTAAAAGGCCGGGAAGAAATTCTCAATGTTCATAAAAAAGATAAACCACTGGATGCTACAGTCGATCTGGGCACCATTGCCAAAGGAACACCGGGCTTTACCGGAGCTGATCTGGAAAACCTGATGAATGAAGCAGCACTTTTGACAGCCAGACATAATGGTAAATCGATCACCATGATTGAACTGGAAGAAGCGATTAAACGGGTCATTGCCGGTCCTGAAAAGAAAAGCAAGGTTATTAACGAGGATGATTTGCATATCACCGCTTATCACGAAGCCGGACATGCGATTGTTATGCACCTGCTGCCCAATTGTGACTCGGTTCATGAGATTTCGATTATTCCTCGGGGAATGGCTGCAGGGTACACCTTGTCGCTGCCGGATGATGATCGTCAGCATATGAGTAAAAGCAAATTGCTTGAGAACATCTGTGGTCTGCTGGGCGGACGGGCGGCTGAAAAAATTGCCCTCGACGATATTTGTACAGGCGCCAGTAATGACATTGAACGCGCCACTCACATTGCCAGAAGCATGGTAACCGAATGGGGCATGAGCGAACATCTCGGACCCATGACCTTCGGGCATCCGGAGAGTGGCGAAGTGTTTTTGGGTCGGGATCTGGGAAGATCGCGTAACTACAGTGAAGAAGTGGCAGCTGTTATTGATAAGGAAATTCGCACCATTGTGGAAAATGCTTTTGATCGGGCCTGTTCCATTCTCGAAACCCATCAGGAAAAGCTGGAAGAAATTGCTACCCGTTTACTAAGAGATAAAACCGTAACCGGTGAAGAATTCAAAGCCTTGTTTGAAGAACATCATGAAGAAGGACAGCCAGAAGAAGAAAAAATGGTTGAAGTTGAGATCGAAGCTGAAATTGAATAA
- the dusB gene encoding tRNA dihydrouridine synthase DusB — translation MNREEIKTQKNKRLKIGDVSIETPLFLGPMAGYTNLPYRLIAKEFGAGVVFSEMISGKGLYYKDHKTADLMLTCEKEAPAGIQLFGSDPEILAQVVRDDINITDYAFLDFNAGCPAPKITKNGEGSALLKTPALFFKVVRALAQASEKPLIVKTRIGWDEQNINIRAIAEGVEQAGAAALTIHGRTREAYYSGQADWGMIAEVKKNAGIPIILNGDINSGEAAQRALEETGVDGLMVGRAAIGNPFIFREINHYLKTGTVLAKPTPEERVQVAIRHIDLLALLKNEDAGLREMRKHLAAYTKGLHHATVIRNELFHAPDKEAVIRLLTSALAQ, via the coding sequence ATGAACAGGGAAGAAATAAAAACACAAAAAAATAAACGACTTAAAATTGGGGATGTTTCAATTGAAACCCCTCTTTTTTTAGGACCGATGGCAGGCTATACCAATCTGCCGTATCGGTTGATTGCTAAAGAATTTGGAGCAGGGGTGGTCTTTTCAGAAATGATCAGCGGCAAGGGTTTATATTATAAAGATCATAAGACGGCCGATTTAATGCTGACTTGTGAAAAAGAAGCGCCAGCAGGGATTCAACTGTTCGGATCCGACCCGGAAATTCTAGCCCAAGTCGTTCGTGATGATATCAATATTACCGACTACGCATTTTTAGATTTTAATGCCGGCTGTCCGGCGCCCAAGATTACTAAAAACGGCGAAGGATCAGCCTTGTTAAAAACGCCGGCGCTGTTTTTCAAGGTGGTCAGAGCACTGGCACAAGCTTCAGAAAAGCCGCTGATTGTAAAAACCAGAATCGGTTGGGATGAGCAGAATATCAATATCAGAGCAATCGCAGAAGGCGTTGAGCAAGCTGGTGCGGCGGCCTTAACGATCCATGGCCGCACCCGGGAAGCTTATTATTCGGGTCAGGCCGACTGGGGAATGATTGCCGAGGTCAAGAAAAATGCCGGGATACCGATAATTTTAAATGGCGATATCAACAGCGGTGAAGCGGCGCAAAGGGCTTTGGAAGAAACCGGGGTCGATGGTCTGATGGTCGGTCGGGCAGCTATTGGCAATCCCTTTATTTTTCGCGAAATCAACCATTATTTAAAGACCGGCACAGTCCTCGCAAAACCGACACCGGAAGAACGGGTTCAAGTTGCCATTCGGCATATCGATTTGCTGGCGCTTCTTAAAAATGAAGACGCCGGGCTCCGGGAAATGCGCAAGCATCTGGCAGCCTATACCAAAGGTCTTCATCATGCCACGGTGATCCGGAACGAACTCTTTCATGCACCGGATAAAGAAGCGGTGATCCGACTGCTGACCAGCGCCCTGGCGCAATAA
- a CDS encoding hemolysin III family protein, protein MNQFREPINALTHLIGAILSVFGIIAMLILIIVNDNVTPLTLISVLAFGVGLICLYATSFTYHAAQGDQQKILHLKKLDHAMIFILIAGTYTPFCLLCLTGTMRVTMMVAIWGVALIGIILKVAWINMPRWLGTGLYIFLGWFALFVLGPLYQALPRPGFMLLVGGGVMYTIGGVIYAIKKPNFGKNFGFHELFHIFVILGSLCHFICVFFFIL, encoded by the coding sequence ATGAATCAGTTTAGAGAACCAATAAATGCGTTAACCCATTTAATTGGTGCTATTCTATCTGTGTTTGGTATCATTGCCATGTTGATTTTAATTATTGTGAATGATAATGTGACCCCATTAACCCTGATTTCGGTCCTGGCCTTTGGGGTGGGGCTGATTTGTCTCTATGCCACCAGCTTTACCTATCATGCCGCCCAGGGGGATCAGCAAAAAATTCTACATCTTAAAAAATTGGATCATGCGATGATCTTCATTTTGATTGCGGGTACTTATACCCCTTTTTGTCTCCTTTGTCTAACCGGAACCATGCGGGTGACGATGATGGTGGCGATCTGGGGAGTCGCGTTGATTGGGATTATTCTTAAAGTAGCCTGGATCAATATGCCCAGGTGGCTGGGAACCGGACTCTATATTTTTCTGGGCTGGTTTGCCCTTTTTGTTTTGGGTCCCCTCTATCAGGCTTTGCCGCGGCCGGGATTTATGCTTCTGGTTGGGGGTGGCGTGATGTATACCATTGGCGGTGTCATCTATGCCATTAAAAAACCAAACTTTGGTAAAAACTTTGGATTCCACGAACTGTTTCACATTTTTGTTATTTTAGGATCACTGTGTCATTTTATTTGTGTTTTTTTCTT
- a CDS encoding folylpolyglutamate synthase/dihydrofolate synthase family protein yields MNVTEAISYIEATHKFGTRLGLESMRLLLGVMDNPQDKLKFIHIAGTNGKGSTATMIATILKTAGYKTGLFTSPFLEAFNERIQLNNAPIDDDSLVSATLFVKQRIEILLEQGEPHPTEFEMVTAVGLQYFYQQQVDVVVLEVGLGGRLDATNIINDPLAVVIMGVSYDHTDYLGNTLAEIAFEKAAIIKEGSDVIVYPQDPEALTVILDFGAAKNAKMVLVNPDDISILSHTTDNQTLKYRGDHLYLDGFCLKLLGDHQALNCLTALEVMALLNRKGYTISASDIKKALATVVFPGRFEIFLKNPVVLIDGAHNSNGIQAFVSNINQYFANRTINLFFGMLEDKDIEESLSYLVPIASTIHTLTPNSDRAMPAEKMAALIHTNYGKSVDFYDTMEAAVKSIDLTRKDEVNVFVGSLYMIGEARTLIRENLL; encoded by the coding sequence ATGAACGTTACCGAAGCCATCAGCTACATTGAAGCAACCCATAAGTTTGGCACCCGATTAGGACTAGAAAGCATGCGTCTGTTACTGGGTGTCATGGACAACCCCCAGGATAAACTCAAGTTTATCCACATTGCCGGCACCAATGGAAAAGGGTCCACCGCCACCATGATCGCCACCATCTTAAAGACCGCCGGATACAAAACCGGTTTGTTTACCTCTCCCTTTCTGGAGGCTTTTAACGAACGGATACAGTTAAACAACGCGCCTATTGATGATGACAGTCTGGTCTCTGCCACCCTTTTTGTTAAACAGCGGATTGAAATCCTGCTCGAACAGGGCGAACCCCATCCCACTGAATTTGAAATGGTTACCGCCGTCGGGCTCCAGTATTTTTATCAACAACAGGTTGATGTTGTGGTTCTTGAAGTGGGTTTGGGCGGACGACTTGACGCCACCAATATCATCAACGATCCGCTGGCGGTTGTGATCATGGGTGTCAGCTATGATCACACTGATTACCTGGGGAACACCCTGGCTGAAATCGCCTTTGAAAAAGCCGCGATTATTAAAGAGGGCTCCGATGTTATTGTTTACCCCCAGGACCCCGAAGCCTTAACGGTAATTCTTGATTTCGGTGCCGCCAAAAATGCCAAGATGGTTCTGGTTAATCCGGATGACATTTCCATTTTAAGCCATACCACCGACAATCAAACCCTTAAATACCGGGGTGATCATCTTTATCTGGATGGTTTTTGTTTAAAACTTCTGGGCGATCATCAAGCGCTTAACTGCCTGACTGCTCTGGAAGTTATGGCCCTGCTTAACCGTAAGGGATATACAATCAGTGCGTCTGATATTAAAAAAGCATTGGCCACCGTCGTCTTTCCCGGACGTTTTGAAATCTTTTTGAAAAATCCGGTGGTCCTTATTGACGGCGCCCACAACAGCAATGGGATTCAAGCTTTTGTGAGCAATATCAACCAATATTTTGCCAACCGCACCATCAACTTATTTTTTGGGATGTTAGAAGATAAGGACATTGAGGAATCTTTGTCTTATCTGGTGCCCATCGCCAGCACCATTCATACCCTGACTCCCAACAGTGACCGGGCCATGCCGGCAGAAAAAATGGCCGCACTGATTCACACGAACTACGGAAAAAGTGTCGATTTCTACGACACCATGGAAGCCGCTGTTAAAAGCATCGACCTAACCAGAAAAGACGAGGTTAATGTTTTTGTCGGCTCGCTTTATATGATTGGGGAAGCCCGAACCCTGATCCGGGAAAATTTGCTGTAA
- a CDS encoding 5-formyltetrahydrofolate cyclo-ligase codes for MDKSLFRKETLARRKEIYSADTDAKIIEQFLNSDLYKKANWIMTYISFGTEIYTHDFIKKALADGKHIVVPICNISDHTITLSELINFPDDLEEGHYGILEVREDCLRIVDPKKLDLVMVPGCAFSPSGHRMGFGGGYYDRFLETISDDCVTVALIREDFIFETIPMEEHDKSVQFMVTEKCINCCPIQED; via the coding sequence ATGGATAAAAGTTTATTCCGAAAAGAAACCCTGGCGCGTCGTAAAGAAATTTATAGTGCTGACACCGATGCTAAAATTATCGAGCAATTTCTAAATAGCGATCTTTATAAAAAAGCCAACTGGATTATGACCTATATAAGCTTTGGGACTGAAATCTACACCCATGATTTCATCAAAAAAGCCTTAGCTGATGGCAAACACATTGTCGTTCCGATCTGCAACATTTCCGATCATACGATTACCCTCTCAGAGCTGATCAATTTTCCGGATGATCTGGAAGAAGGTCATTATGGGATCTTAGAAGTACGTGAAGATTGCCTGCGGATTGTCGATCCTAAAAAGCTCGATCTGGTTATGGTTCCCGGCTGCGCGTTCTCACCCTCTGGACACCGGATGGGTTTTGGTGGCGGTTATTATGATCGTTTTCTGGAAACCATCAGTGACGACTGCGTCACCGTTGCGCTGATTCGGGAAGACTTCATTTTTGAGACCATCCCGATGGAAGAACATGACAAAAGTGTTCAATTCATGGTTACCGAAAAATGCATCAATTGTTGTCCCATTCAGGAGGATTAA
- the hpt gene encoding hypoxanthine phosphoribosyltransferase: protein MIADIQEILIDEKALEKRVSELGEKITKDYRGKYPILIGILKGSSVFMADLIRKIPIPVEIDFLKASSYGAKARSSGVVELETDLSMDVNGRSILLVEDIVDTGNTLNYLLNRFESLGAEEVKVCSLLDKPERREQRVIADYIGFEIPNEFVVGYGLDYDQKYRNLPFIGILKREIYE from the coding sequence GTGATAGCCGATATTCAGGAAATTTTGATTGATGAAAAGGCATTGGAGAAACGTGTCTCAGAACTTGGCGAAAAGATAACGAAAGACTACCGCGGAAAATATCCGATTTTAATAGGTATTCTAAAAGGGTCGTCGGTTTTTATGGCTGATCTGATCAGAAAAATCCCGATTCCCGTGGAGATTGATTTTTTAAAAGCATCCAGTTATGGTGCGAAAGCGCGCAGTTCTGGAGTCGTTGAACTGGAAACTGATTTATCGATGGATGTCAACGGGCGGAGTATTTTGCTGGTTGAAGATATCGTTGATACCGGAAACACCCTGAACTATTTATTGAACCGCTTTGAAAGTCTGGGGGCAGAAGAGGTCAAGGTCTGTTCGCTGCTGGATAAGCCAGAACGTCGAGAACAGCGCGTTATTGCTGATTATATCGGCTTTGAAATTCCCAATGAGTTCGTCGTTGGGTACGGCTTGGATTATGATCAAAAGTACCGAAACCTTCCTTTTATCGGGATTTTAAAACGAGAAATATATGAATAA